Within Oncorhynchus nerka isolate Pitt River linkage group LG8, Oner_Uvic_2.0, whole genome shotgun sequence, the genomic segment aaACAGGGAGGGACTTACCTGAATTTGTCTAATAGAAACTCTAGTTTTTGTTAAAATGTATTGGATATTAAAACATACAATCTacctgcagtgaagccgctcaacatttACGTTACATTCAGTCATCTAGCAGACACTCCCATCCAGAGCAACCCGCAGGAGTAATCAGGGTCGAAGCACCCCGCCAaagggcacgtcgacagatctcccaccaAGTTAAATCGGGAACCCGAACCAGCAACCTATTGGCCCAAAGCTCCCAGCATGCCaggctctgcaatgcttgtttcaACAAGAGATACTTTGAACAAGGTTTAATTTTCAAATAATCGAAAATGAGACgtggcaatctgcacaaaggcaatTTTTAAACAAGGGATGAGtttttcttagtaatctacttgagaaccattttgggttcaagTAAAACATTTGTATAAGTAAAGCTTTTAGAGGTTTAGAGCTTTTATATTTATTCTCAGCCCACCCAGtttatattcattatatagatggGCACGCTTTATCTTGTCTGGTTTAGCATCCCAGATAAAgcaaaatattttttgctcatatgatttgaaatACAAATCATCAGGGGTAGGCAAGGCCAGAAGTAAGTAAAGTAAACTaagatatgactaaggagttaatcagtgTCATTTTTTTCTGTAAATAGACATATCTTATATTTACTTTTCCATGGTTGCAGGAGCTTGACTATATGTATTAGTTTaatattgaaattcattgtggagagctgATTTATATATTTTGTTTACTTCACCATCAGACATTGtataggtaaactgcagggtCATGAAAAAGCTGTATTTTAAAGATCCAATACTTAATATGGATCTTTAAattatactgaataaaaatataatcactacatgtaaagtgttggttcccatgtttcatgacctgaaataaaaAGTCCCTGAAATTTCCCATACGTACAAAAAAACGTATTTCTTTCAATTTGTTAGCACGTATTGTCACATGTAAATACAATTCTCTCATGCATTTAAACTTAGAACTGCGAGTCAAGCCATGTTGATGTAATGTGTGTACTTAAACTAGGAGAGCATGTAATCAGGCATCtctctggggagggagggacatgcaGGGAAGAAGTGACTGGGAACCATTTTCAAGAACTGCTCTCATGTAtgtagaactgagagtcatgttAACGGTTTCAGTTTCACAATCTCACAATGGTTTCATTTTTATTTACAgcatatcacaaaagtgagtacacccctcacatttttgtaaatatttgagtatgtcttttcatgtgacaacactgaagaaatgacactttgctacaatgtaaagtataacagtgtacattggccgtcccctcaaaataactcaacacacaaccattaatgtctaaactgctggcaacaaaagtgagtacacccctaagtgaaaatgtcagaattgggcccaaagtgtcaatattttgtgtggccaccatcattttccagcactgccttaaccgtcttgggcatggagttcaccagagcttcacaggttgccactggagtcctcttccactcctccatgacgacatcacggagctggtggatgttagagaccttgcacccctccaccttccgtttgaggatgccccacagatgctcaatagggtttaggtctggagacatgcttggccagtccatcacctttaccctcagcttctttagcaaggcagtggtcgtcttcgaggtgtgtttggggtcgttattaTGTTGGAATTtactgccctgcggcccagtctccgaagggaggTAATCATGCTCtgttccagtaatccatgtccttagtctgcttgtcttcagcaaactgtttgcgggctttcttgtgcatcatctttagaagacgcttccttctgggacgacagccacgcagaccaatttgatgcagtgtacggcgtatgaTCTGAGCACGGACAGGCTGACctcccaccccttcaacctctgcagcaatgctggcagcactcttACATCTATTTCCCAAAGAtaacctctggatatgacgctgagcacgtgcactcaacttctttgttcgaccatggcgaggcctgttctgagtggaacctgtctagttaaaccgctgtatggtcttggccaccgtgctgcagctcagtttcagggtcttggcaatcttcttattgcccaggccatctttatgtagaacaacaattctttttttcagatcctcagagagttctttgccatgaggtgccatgttgaacttcgagtgaccagtcagtatgagggagtgtgagagcgatgacaccaaatttaacacacctgctccccattcacacctgagaccttgtaacactaacgagtcacatgaccccggggagggaaaatggctttttgggcccaatttggacattttcacttaggggtgtactcacttttgttgccagcggtttaggcATTAATGGCTGCGTGttgttattttgaggggacagcaaatttaaactgtttatacaagctgtacactcactactttacattgtagcaaagtgtcatttcttcagtgttgtcacatgaaaagatatactcaaatatttacaaaaatgtgaagggtgtactcacttttgtgttatactgtatttcTAAATTGGGATGTTCTGTGATTTGCCTGGCCCCTAAATCTTGCTTTGTTTCTTTATCTCCTTGCAGAACCCTGGATGAGAACAGGACAAGTTCAGAGTCTGTTAATTGTATCTGAGGAAGGGCCAGAACAAGAACTATTACGGTGTTCAGCTATATTACAGTACATATTCCCCACTCCCCTGTATAACTTGACAGTATAACACCTCCCACCATGCCATTGATTGTGCTGCCCACCTCCCAGCTGCTGTGGGTGCGTGTGGCTGCACTGTTGTTCACCTGCGTGGCCTTCAGTGTGGTGGCCCGTGAGGCCTCTCTCTCCCATGGGTTAGCagactggtgtgtgttctgttgggcCTTCAGCTTCTCCATGACCCTGCTGGTACTGCTGGTGGAGCACTTTGGCCTCCAGGCCCGAGCCCCTGTCTCCTGGAAAAACTTTCCCATCACCATGGCCTGCTACGCCACCCTGCTCTGCTTATCCGCCTCTGTCATCTTCCCTGTCTACTTCCTCAAGGGCCAGCAGAACCACGGGGAGGCCCGGGACAGACGCATCGCCTCCACCGTCTTCTCCTGCCTGGCCACCGTGGCCTACCTGTGGGAGGTGACCCTGACGCGGGCGCAGCCGGGCGAGGTGGTGGGCTACATGGCCACGTCTCCAGGCCTGCTCAAGGTGTGCCAGACCTTCGTGGCCTGCATCATCTTCATGCTGGTCAGCGACCCGGTGTCGTACGATCATCACGCAGCGCTCAAGTGGTGCATGGCGGTCTACTGTGTCTGTTTCATCCTGTCGGCAGCCGTGGTGGTGCTGTGTGTCGGGGAGTGTACCGGCTTTCTCCCGTTCCCCTTCGCACGCTTCCTGTCAGCCTATGGCCTGCTGGCTGTTGTCATGTACCTGACCGCCACCATCATCTGGCCCGTGTTCCAGTTTGACAAGAGTTACAGCCACATCCAAACCCGGCAGCAGCCAACACTGTTGATGGTTGCAGTTCTCACCGCTCTCAACTTCCTGCTCTACCTGGCAGATCTGGCTTACTCTGCACGCCTGGTTTTTGTCAGtgtgtgagggaggagggggagagattggaagggaaggagagggaggtgggacaAAAACTACTGTGTATAATTCATTCAGTTGTGAAAGTATTTATGCGTTGCCTTTATCTTCAACAAGcatctcttcaaagggggtgacactctagacccaaactgttatagacctatatccatcctgccctgcctttctaaagtcttcgaaagccaagttaataaacagatcactgaccatttcgaatcccaccataccttctccgctgtgcaatctggtttccgagctggtcacaggtgcacctcagccacgctcaaggtactaagcgatatcataaccgccattgataaaagacagtactgtgcagccgtcttcatcgatctggccaaggattttgactctgtcaatcacaatcaccacattcttatcggcagactcaacatccttggtttctcaaatgactgcctcgcctggttcaccaactacttctcagaccaagttcagtgtgtcaaatcggagagcctgttgtccggacctctggcagtctctatgggggtaccacagggttcaattctcgggctgactattttctctgtatacatcaacgatgtcgctcttgctgcgggtgattccctgatccacctctacgcagacgacaccattctgtatacatctgccccttctttggacactgtgttaactaacctccaaacgagcttcaatgccatacaacacgccttccgtagcctccaactgctcttaaacgctagtaaaatcaaatgcatgcttttcaaccgttcgctgccgcacccgcccacccgactagcatcactactctggacggttctgacttagaatatttggacaactacaaactacagtctggctagactgtaaactctctttccagactcatattaaacatctccaatccaatattgaatatagaatcggcttcctattcgcaacaaagcctcgttcactcatgctgcctcgacttcggcgatgtcctttacaaaatagcttccaacactctactcagactgcatccagtttgctatcatagtgccatccgttttgtcaccaaagccccttataccacccaccactgcgacctgtatgctctaggtggctggccctcgctacatatttgttgccagacccactggctccaggtcatctatacgcctatgctaggtaaagctccagcttatctcagctcactggtcacgataacaacacccacccgtagcacgcgctccagcaggtatatctcaatggtcatccccaaagccaacacctactttggcctcctttccttccagttctctgctaccaatgactggaacgaattgcaaaaatcgctgaagctggagacttatgtttccctcactaactttaaacatcagctatctgagcagctaaccgatcgctgtacctgtacatagcccatctgtaaatagcccaaccaactacctacctcatccccttattggttttatttacctttctgctcttttgcacaccagtatttctacatgcacatcatcatctgctcatctatcactccagtgtttatttgctaaattgtaTTTATTACGCTACTATGGCCTTTGCTTTAccacctcacgccatttgcacacactgtatatagacttttcatTTTCTATTGTGTAATTGACTATAcgcttgtttatcccatgtgtaactctgtgtttgtgtcgctttgctttatcttggccaggtcgcagttgtaaatgagaacttgttctcagctagctttactggttaaataaaggtgaaataaaattttaaaaagcaAATGAAAAGACCATTCTTTGTCTTTATTGTATCACATGGGCTTCAGTTGGGCTGATACAAAACAGGTACAAACCAAAAAAATGATACAATGTGGCTAGAACTGCACCACCAGGGGCATATTTCACAAATGTTACAGATGAATTTCATTATATGGGTTATTGTTAGATGATTGATTGCAAACAAACTTGATGCTTGGCATCACCCTGCAGAAGAGTTTGTCACAGTAGCAATGGAATGTTGCAACAGCACAGGCATTTTGAAAATAAATGTTTGAACCAACATATCTGTGACCTGATCCGCCTGTCGGAGAGCCAGAGTATCTGGTTGAAGTGCTATGCTAATGTGCAATGTAACTGTATTTCTTCTATAAATAAACTCTGTTTTATATCATTTTATTCCTTGAGTGTTTATGCTAAATGACAAACttcagtgagctccaaaagtattcgGACAGTGACCATTTGTGTTGTTGCTTTGGCTCTACTCCAGCATTTGTGATTTGAAATGATTACAATGGACTGACGTGCAGACTtaactttaatttgagggtattttcatccatatcgggtgaactgtTTAGAAAGTACAGTACTTTTTGTACATTGTCTCCCCATTTTAGGGGCCCAATGTACTGGGACAAATTCACGTATGtatttaaagtagtcaaaagtttagtatttgctCCCGTagtcctagcacgcaatgattacatcaagcttgtgagtCTACAAACTTGCTGGATGCAtttgtcacttttattgtaaatgagtatagaatatgtttctaaacactgcATTAatatggatgctaccatgattacggatcatCCTGAATGAAttatgatgagtgagaaagttatagGCATCAATATCATACCCCACAAAAAAGCtaccctcccctgttattgtaaggttagcatgtcttgggggaaTGGTATTAGTGCGTCTGTAACTCTCATTCATtgttattcacgattcattcaaggCTATCCGTGATCATGGTAGCATtgcatcatttcaaatccaaagtgctggagcgtagaaccaaaaaatgtacaaaaatgggccactgtcccaatacttatGGAGCTCAGTAGTCTTGTCATCATGTAGGGTGGGTATCTTGTTAGTACTGTAAGTAATTGCTGTTGTCATTAtttattgcttgctgttttttaGCAATTGGTCATGTAGTTAAGTTCACTTGTGTAGTTTTTGTTAATCAACTTAAGCACTTCTTGTTTGGCCACGACTGCGTGCCCAAACACGACTCCCACTCCATCATtatgtttgctgacgacacaactgtggtagacctgatcaccaacaacgatgagacagcctatagggaggagatcagagaactggcagtgtggtgccagaacaacaacctctcccttgatgggagcaagacaaaggagctgatcatggactacagacAAAGGCGGGCTGAACAGGACCCCAttcacattgacagggctgtagtggagtgggttgagagtttcaagttccttggtgtccacatcaccaacgaactatcatggtccaaacacactaagacagttgtgaagaaggcacgacaaaaccatttcctcctcaggagactgaaaagatttggcatgggtccccagaacctcaaaaggttctacagctgcaccatcgagagcatcctgaccggttacataaccgcctagtatggcaactgctcggcatctgaaaGTAAGgtgttacagagggtagtgcgtacatcactgggaccaagcttcctggcacccaggacctatataataggcggtgtcagaggaaagcccataaaattgtcagagactccagtcatccaagtcatagactgtcttCTCTGCTCCCGCATGGAgagcggtaccggagcgcaaagtctaggaccaaagggctccttaacagcttctacccagaAGCCATAATAGTGCTGATAATTATAGCTTgatcattctgtgttctccaaggaacatatcatttattcttattaatctggctagtatgacaacgtaaatgatgtcaatctggcatgaataaccttagcatttatatttatctcgcgagaaggacaatgttggtccagtgtgtttgtgtgtatatgttcgCCTATACGCCATGAAAGTGACTAGCCACTTCATCATTCTTCCAGAGTCAGTCCCCTTATTATTTTGAATGGGCTTGGCGATTATATATTACATTTGTGAAAATGCAGTTGTTTAAAATAGATATTTATCAGAATATATTTGTGATTGTGGCTGAATTTACTCCTGCCAGATGCCTTTTAATATAATGTTGCGCTGACGAACATTGCGCCACATTTTTGCCCTTTTAAGGCCATTCAAAAAGCTAACAAACACTagaaaactacaggtctacttccttgaaaatgttgctgcacttttgatgcacgttaacacaaccattggaacaaagtgttgttgtttcgtaaactccatgttcagttggatgagagcacaAATGGACAGCaatcaagcgtcagggtcaaaTAGAACACAAGTCTCTGTGGtgcaattggttagcgcgttagactgttaatctgaaggttggtggttcgagcccacccagggaTGAAAGTTCTTAGTGTgttgtgctccatgatgtggatgtgaCATCCTGGACCTGTAATGAGATTCCTGTTATTTTGCCCTGCTGATGGTCAATGCCAACACAAGCCTCTCTAGTGCAATCAGTTAGTGTGTTTGACTGTCAATCTAAAGGTTGCTGCTTCTACACCACCCAGGGATGACATTTTTCAGATTGTGGAGATGTGAACTGACCCTTCCTGACTTGGCGTGAGCTTCCATGAGACTTTGGCCTGCTGAGGGTCAGTAtaaccacaagtctctgtggtgCAATTGTttggcgcgttagactgttaatttaaaagcgcacgcaaggtccccctgctcaagccagagcatgtccaggcccgtctgaagtttgccaatgaccatctggatgatc encodes:
- the LOC115133391 gene encoding myeloid-associated differentiation marker homolog, which gives rise to MPLIVLPTSQLLWVRVAALLFTCVAFSVVAREASLSHGLADWCVFCWAFSFSMTLLVLLVEHFGLQARAPVSWKNFPITMACYATLLCLSASVIFPVYFLKGQQNHGEARDRRIASTVFSCLATVAYLWEVTLTRAQPGEVVGYMATSPGLLKVCQTFVACIIFMLVSDPVSYDHHAALKWCMAVYCVCFILSAAVVVLCVGECTGFLPFPFARFLSAYGLLAVVMYLTATIIWPVFQFDKSYSHIQTRQQPTLLMVAVLTALNFLLYLADLAYSARLVFVSV